Within Paenibacillus sabinae T27, the genomic segment ACGAAGGCCGGCAAGCTGCGCTTGAACGAAAGCCGCAGGGGGCTCGCAGTCTTCCTGCTGCTGGCCGCGGGCCTGTGCCTGAAGCTTGCCGCCGCCCCCTGGATTTCAGGGTACCGGGGCGACATCCGCTTCTTCACAACTTGGGCGCAGGCGGCGGCAAACGGTCTCGGCACTTTTTATGACACCAGCTCGAGCGACTATCCGCCGCTGTATGTGTACATTCTGTACGTTACCGGCAAAATCGTGACGCTGCCGCAGATCGAGCCCTATTTTCTCACGCTCACCAAGCTGCCCTCGATCCTCGCGGATGCGGTTACCGCCGTATTGCTGTATAAAGCGGCCAGCCGCTATCTAAAGTTCGAGACGGCCTTTCTGATCGCCGGTTTCTACATGTTCAACCCGGCGGTGCTGATTAACGCCACGTTCTGGGGGCAGGTCGACTCCTTTTTCACCATGCTCGTGGTCTTGTCCGTGCTTGCGATGACCCGCCGGAAGCTCGGCTGGGCGGCTTTGTTCCTGACCCTGTCCATTCTGATGAAGCCGCAGGGCATCATCTATACGCCGGTGCTGCTGTTCGCGCTTCTGCGTACGGGGAAGCCGGGTCCTTGGCTCAAAGCGGCGGCCATTTTCGCCGTGACCGTTGTTATCGTCGCGCTGCCATTCTCTTCGGGCAAAAGTCCGCTGTGGCTTTATGAGCTCTACAGCGGCACGGTGAACGAGTACCCTTACGCTTCGGTGAACGCTTTTAACCTGTTCGGGCTGCTCGGGGCAAATTACGAGGATTCTTCGTCTACGCTCCTGCTCTTCAGCTGCCATATTTGGGGCCTGATCTTTATATTCGCCACTACGCTGCTGTCAGGCTGGTATTACTTGCGCAGCCGAAGCGCCGCATTCGCATCGCTGTCCGCCCTGCTCCTAATATCGGGCGTATTCACCTTCTCGTCAAGCATGCATGAGCGATACCTGTTCCCGGCGGCATCGCTGGCGCTATTGGCCTACGTCTATTTCAAAGACAGCCGCCTCTTGTGGATGTCCTTCGGCTACAGCGCCACCATCTTCCTCAATACGTATGCCGTCTACTACGGCTACGCGAGCCGCGACGGCCATGTCGGCTTTCTGC encodes:
- a CDS encoding glycosyltransferase 87 family protein, translated to MNRIKNHKWIAGLTLMLVLSLGICIYSLAKVSGSGASVETGAGMQWRSGEGASFRSGERGSFPGNRNGTLPFGRQNATDGGSAEAGAGGGQQSATDGSRGASAAAGSGSDAAGAAQNAPGGTAPGFGQGAAAGSGFSRPSGMNGGRGFAGGGFGSDGQYRTALAVYAALFAGLLAAAFYYTKAGKLRLNESRRGLAVFLLLAAGLCLKLAAAPWISGYRGDIRFFTTWAQAAANGLGTFYDTSSSDYPPLYVYILYVTGKIVTLPQIEPYFLTLTKLPSILADAVTAVLLYKAASRYLKFETAFLIAGFYMFNPAVLINATFWGQVDSFFTMLVVLSVLAMTRRKLGWAALFLTLSILMKPQGIIYTPVLLFALLRTGKPGPWLKAAAIFAVTVVIVALPFSSGKSPLWLYELYSGTVNEYPYASVNAFNLFGLLGANYEDSSSTLLLFSCHIWGLIFIFATTLLSGWYYLRSRSAAFASLSALLLISGVFTFSSSMHERYLFPAASLALLAYVYFKDSRLLWMSFGYSATIFLNTYAVYYGYASRDGHVGFLLFFSALLNIAMCILLVKVMQDRSRRQTQTNHAQALLQEPL